From one Streptomyces sp. R41 genomic stretch:
- a CDS encoding histidinol-phosphate transaminase, with translation MSFGIDDLPVRDELRGKSPYGAPQLDVPVRLNTNENPYSLPEPLVERIAERVREAARDLNRYPDRDAVELRTELAKYLTKTGNHRVGMENVWAANGSNEVIQQLLQTFGGPGRTAIGFEPSYSMHALIARGTGTGWISGPRNEDFTIDLAAAEQAIAENRPDVVFITTPNNPTGNAVPPETVLALYEAAQAAKPSMVIVDEAYIEFSHGASLLPLIEGRPNLVVSRTMSKAFGAAGLRLGYLAAHPAVVDAVQLVRLPYHLSAITQATALAALEHTDTLLGYVEQLKAERDRLVAELRAIGYEVIESDANFVQFGRFEDSHTAWQKILDRGVLVRDNGVPGWLRVSAGTPAENDAFLDAVRELKKEQNA, from the coding sequence GTGAGCTTCGGAATCGACGATCTCCCCGTACGGGACGAGCTGCGCGGCAAGTCCCCCTATGGCGCGCCCCAGTTGGACGTCCCCGTACGGCTGAACACCAACGAGAACCCGTACTCGCTGCCCGAGCCGCTCGTCGAGCGGATCGCCGAGCGGGTGCGCGAGGCCGCCCGCGACCTCAACCGCTACCCCGACCGGGACGCGGTGGAGCTGCGCACCGAGCTGGCCAAGTACCTGACGAAGACCGGCAACCACCGGGTCGGCATGGAGAACGTCTGGGCGGCCAACGGTTCGAACGAGGTCATCCAGCAGCTGCTGCAGACCTTCGGCGGACCGGGCCGTACGGCGATCGGCTTCGAGCCGTCGTACTCGATGCACGCGCTCATCGCGCGCGGCACGGGCACGGGCTGGATCTCGGGTCCCCGCAACGAGGACTTCACGATCGACCTCGCCGCCGCCGAGCAGGCCATCGCCGAGAACCGGCCGGACGTCGTCTTCATCACGACCCCCAACAACCCCACGGGCAACGCGGTCCCGCCCGAGACGGTCCTCGCGCTGTACGAGGCCGCGCAGGCGGCGAAGCCGTCGATGGTGATCGTGGACGAGGCGTACATCGAGTTCAGCCACGGAGCCTCGCTGCTGCCGCTGATCGAAGGTCGGCCGAATCTCGTCGTCTCGCGGACGATGTCGAAGGCGTTCGGCGCGGCCGGGCTCCGCCTCGGCTATCTCGCCGCGCACCCGGCGGTCGTGGACGCGGTCCAGCTCGTACGGCTGCCGTACCACCTCTCGGCCATCACGCAGGCCACGGCGCTGGCCGCCCTGGAGCACACCGACACGCTGCTGGGGTACGTCGAGCAGCTGAAGGCCGAGCGGGACCGGCTGGTCGCCGAACTGCGCGCGATCGGATACGAGGTGATCGAATCCGACGCGAACTTCGTGCAGTTCGGGCGGTTCGAGGACTCCCACACCGCCTGGCAGAAGATCCTCGACCGGGGCGTCCTGGTCCGGGACAACGGCGTACCGGGGTGGCTGCGGGTCTCCGCCGGAACCCCCGCCGAAAACGACGCGTTCCTCGACGCGGTACGTGAACTGAAGAAGGAGCAGAACGCATGA
- a CDS encoding AAA family ATPase — protein sequence MTAPLTPPPPPHEHSPHNAWQGSPVPGHGAPAAYPAAYEASYGQDGPGMKTEVREAAVITVAVALAGVLLGVLWWWLAPHVPLIADDSAVYLKDTEGEQAIGVDGTFTLLALGFGAVSALVVFLARRRGGVPLVVALAVGGLLGSLLAWRVGVWLGPTQNVVAHAKAVGKGVTFSAPLKLGAKGALLAWSLAGLVVHLGLTALFGPRDPDPYQSPYGAPPAPPAG from the coding sequence GTGACCGCTCCGTTGACTCCGCCTCCGCCGCCGCATGAACACTCCCCGCACAATGCCTGGCAGGGTTCGCCCGTTCCCGGACATGGGGCTCCCGCGGCGTATCCGGCCGCGTATGAAGCCTCGTATGGACAGGACGGCCCCGGGATGAAGACCGAAGTGCGGGAGGCCGCCGTGATCACGGTGGCAGTGGCGCTCGCGGGGGTGCTGCTCGGAGTGCTGTGGTGGTGGCTGGCGCCGCACGTGCCGCTGATCGCGGACGACAGTGCGGTGTATCTGAAGGACACCGAGGGTGAGCAGGCCATCGGGGTCGACGGAACGTTCACTCTGCTTGCGCTGGGGTTCGGTGCGGTGAGTGCGCTGGTCGTTTTTCTGGCGCGGCGGCGTGGGGGTGTGCCGCTGGTCGTCGCGCTCGCCGTCGGGGGGCTGCTCGGGTCGCTGCTGGCCTGGCGCGTGGGGGTCTGGCTCGGGCCCACGCAGAACGTGGTCGCGCATGCGAAGGCCGTGGGCAAGGGGGTTACGTTCTCCGCGCCGTTGAAGCTTGGGGCGAAGGGGGCGCTGCTCGCGTGGTCCCTGGCGGGGCTGGTGGTCCACCTCGGTCTCACCGCCCTGTTCGGGCCGCGGGACCCCGACCCGTATCAGAGCCCGTACGGGGCGCCTCCTGCGCCTCCGGCTGGGTAG
- a CDS encoding ABC transporter ATP-binding protein codes for MSTRTAQAVRNGHKGDVVCAVRGLTKTYPAVRGRRGTPATPEVRATDGVRLDIRRGEIFGLLGPNGAGKSTLVRQLTGLMRPDSGSVEILGHDIVRHPERAARILAYLGQESTALDELTVSLAAETTGRLRGLDLRQARVERDAVLEELGLTSLASRALKKLSGGQRRLACFAAALVGERPLLVLDEPTTGMDPVARRAVWSAVDRRRAEHGTTVLLVTHNVIEAETVLDRVAVLDRGRVIACDSPAGLKERVAGEVRVELVWRESAPLDVPEVAALRARAVESGRRWTLRLAPEEARAAVATVTGGAAFAALDDFTLATPSLEDVYLALGGNMQGLVKA; via the coding sequence GTGAGTACGCGCACGGCACAGGCAGTCCGGAACGGACACAAAGGTGATGTCGTGTGCGCGGTGCGCGGTCTGACCAAGACCTACCCGGCGGTGCGCGGACGCCGGGGCACCCCGGCCACGCCCGAGGTGCGGGCCACCGACGGGGTACGTCTGGACATCCGGCGCGGCGAGATCTTCGGGCTGCTCGGGCCGAACGGCGCGGGTAAATCGACCCTGGTACGGCAGTTGACCGGGCTCATGCGTCCCGACAGCGGCAGCGTGGAGATCCTCGGGCACGACATCGTGCGCCACCCGGAGCGGGCGGCGCGGATCCTCGCGTACCTCGGCCAGGAGTCCACCGCCCTCGACGAGCTGACCGTGTCGCTCGCCGCCGAGACGACCGGGCGGTTGCGCGGCCTGGACCTGCGGCAGGCACGGGTCGAGCGGGACGCCGTCCTGGAGGAGCTCGGCCTCACGTCGCTCGCCTCGCGCGCCCTGAAGAAGCTGTCCGGCGGACAGCGGCGGCTCGCCTGCTTCGCCGCCGCGCTCGTGGGGGAGCGGCCGCTGCTCGTCCTCGACGAGCCGACCACCGGGATGGACCCCGTGGCCCGCCGCGCCGTGTGGTCCGCCGTCGACCGGCGCCGCGCGGAACACGGCACGACCGTCCTGCTCGTCACCCACAACGTCATCGAGGCCGAGACCGTCCTCGACCGGGTCGCCGTCCTCGACCGGGGCCGCGTCATCGCCTGCGACTCCCCGGCCGGGCTGAAGGAGCGGGTCGCGGGCGAGGTGCGGGTCGAACTCGTCTGGCGCGAGAGCGCTCCGCTCGACGTCCCCGAGGTCGCCGCGCTGCGCGCCCGCGCCGTCGAGTCCGGCCGCCGCTGGACCCTACGGCTCGCCCCCGAGGAGGCCCGCGCGGCCGTCGCCACGGTCACCGGAGGCGCCGCCTTCGCCGCCCTCGACGACTTCACCCTGGCCACGCCGAGCCTGGAGGACGTGTACCTCGCGCTCGGGGGCAATATGCAGGGGCTGGTGAAGGCGTGA
- the ybaK gene encoding Cys-tRNA(Pro) deacylase gives MAKKPKKRQQSAGTPATVALTAAGVPYTVHAYEHDPAHPSYGEEAAEAMGVSPERVFKTLVADVDGSLVVAVVPVAGSLDLKALATAVGGKRAAMADPAAAERTTGYVRGGISPLGQRKKLPTVLDSSASAHTTICVSAGRRGLEVELAPADLASLTEAVSAPVARA, from the coding sequence ATGGCGAAGAAGCCGAAGAAACGGCAGCAGTCCGCAGGCACCCCGGCGACGGTGGCCCTGACCGCGGCGGGCGTCCCGTACACGGTCCACGCCTACGAGCACGACCCCGCGCACCCCTCCTACGGCGAGGAGGCGGCCGAGGCGATGGGCGTCTCGCCGGAGCGGGTCTTCAAGACCCTGGTGGCGGACGTGGACGGCTCGCTCGTCGTCGCGGTGGTCCCGGTGGCCGGCTCCCTGGATCTGAAGGCCCTGGCCACGGCGGTGGGCGGGAAGCGCGCGGCGATGGCGGACCCGGCGGCGGCCGAACGCACGACGGGCTACGTCCGCGGCGGCATCTCCCCCCTGGGCCAGCGCAAGAAGCTCCCCACCGTGCTCGACTCCTCGGCCTCCGCCCACACCACGATCTGCGTCTCGGCGGGCCGCCGCGGCCTTGAGGTCGAACTCGCCCCCGCCGACCTGGCGAGCCTCACGGAAGCGGTCTCCGCGCCCGTCGCCCGTGCGTGA
- a CDS encoding NYN domain-containing protein, translated as MDRCIVLVDAGYLLGAAASLLAGEPSRSRITVDHAALIQGLRERAESDTERPLLRIYWFDGAPDRVPQPEHRRLRVMPRVTVRLGALTRSDGRWAQKGVDAAMHAELTELARNRACSDVVLVTGDGDLLPGMMAAKEHGVAVHLWAVQAADGDYNQSEDLVAEADERRVLDRAWITKAVRAKELGGICAPPPAPRPEIAAILSAPLPESALTTATERPAREAEHHAAAESQNGTEERVPAPKGVPTPKDLAALRGPGTQPAQHPASATLRWSSDKGWIERPGGATESAEASALPTLAQLTSAEQRWADREEDITTVGGDPYEVGQVFARRWMERLTDQSHLQKLSTMYPRIPHRVDGELLRYAARFGLLAHKDDQIDEHDRYAIRAGFWREIDVRTAAEHAPAGE; from the coding sequence GTGGACCGCTGCATCGTCCTGGTGGACGCCGGGTACCTGCTCGGGGCTGCCGCCAGCCTTCTCGCCGGGGAACCCTCTCGCTCCCGGATCACCGTCGACCACGCCGCCCTCATCCAGGGTCTGCGCGAGCGCGCCGAGTCCGACACGGAGCGGCCCCTGCTGCGCATCTACTGGTTCGACGGCGCCCCCGACCGCGTACCGCAGCCGGAGCACCGCAGGCTGCGCGTGATGCCCCGCGTGACGGTGCGCCTGGGCGCCCTGACCCGCAGCGACGGGCGGTGGGCGCAGAAGGGCGTCGACGCCGCCATGCACGCCGAGCTGACCGAGCTGGCGCGCAACCGCGCCTGCTCCGACGTGGTCCTGGTGACCGGCGACGGGGATCTGCTGCCGGGCATGATGGCCGCCAAGGAGCACGGGGTCGCCGTACACCTGTGGGCCGTACAGGCCGCCGACGGCGACTACAACCAGTCCGAGGACCTGGTCGCCGAGGCCGACGAGCGCCGCGTGCTCGACCGGGCCTGGATCACCAAGGCCGTACGCGCCAAGGAACTCGGCGGGATCTGCGCCCCGCCGCCCGCGCCGCGCCCCGAGATCGCCGCGATCCTCTCCGCGCCGCTGCCCGAGTCGGCGCTCACCACCGCGACCGAGCGGCCCGCCCGGGAGGCCGAGCACCACGCGGCGGCCGAGTCGCAGAACGGCACCGAGGAGCGCGTGCCCGCACCCAAGGGCGTCCCTACGCCCAAGGATCTGGCCGCGCTGCGCGGACCCGGCACACAGCCCGCCCAGCACCCCGCCAGCGCGACGCTGCGCTGGTCCTCCGACAAGGGCTGGATCGAGCGGCCCGGCGGCGCCACGGAGTCCGCCGAGGCCTCCGCGCTGCCCACCCTCGCCCAGCTCACCTCCGCCGAGCAGCGGTGGGCGGACCGCGAGGAGGACATCACCACCGTCGGCGGCGATCCGTACGAGGTGGGGCAGGTCTTCGCGCGCCGCTGGATGGAGCGCCTCACCGACCAGAGCCATCTGCAGAAGCTGTCCACGATGTACCCGCGGATTCCGCACCGCGTGGACGGCGAGCTGCTGCGTTACGCGGCCCGCTTCGGCCTGCTCGCGCACAAGGACGACCAGATCGACGAGCACGACCGGTACGCGATCCGGGCGGGCTTCTGGCGCGAGATCGACGTACGTACGGCGGCGGAGCACGCTCCGGCGGGGGAGTGA
- a CDS encoding LON peptidase substrate-binding domain-containing protein, translating to MTTVRLPLFPLNSVLFPGLVLPLNVFEERYRAMMRDLLKTPEDEPRRFAVVAIRDGHEVAPTAPGMPDQTAVPERGPAAGFGDDPAKAFHEVGCIADAATIRERADGSFEVLATGTTRVRLLSVDASGAFLTAELEELPEDPGEEAGALAEGVLRAFRQYQKRLAGARERSLSTGADLPDEPAVVSYLVAAAAMLDIPAKQQLLQAPDTAARLREELKLLRAETAIIRNLPSLPASDLTRGPTSLN from the coding sequence GTGACCACCGTCCGGCTCCCGCTCTTCCCCCTGAACTCGGTGCTGTTCCCGGGGCTCGTGCTCCCCCTGAACGTCTTCGAGGAGCGCTATCGCGCCATGATGCGCGATCTGCTCAAGACCCCCGAGGACGAACCGCGCCGGTTCGCCGTCGTCGCCATCCGCGACGGCCATGAGGTCGCGCCCACCGCGCCCGGCATGCCGGACCAGACCGCCGTGCCCGAGCGCGGGCCCGCGGCCGGTTTCGGCGACGACCCGGCGAAGGCCTTCCACGAGGTGGGCTGCATCGCGGACGCGGCGACCATCCGGGAGCGCGCCGACGGCAGCTTCGAGGTACTGGCGACGGGCACGACACGCGTACGGCTGCTGTCGGTGGACGCGTCCGGCGCGTTCCTCACGGCCGAGCTGGAGGAACTGCCGGAGGACCCGGGCGAGGAGGCGGGCGCGCTCGCCGAGGGCGTGCTGCGGGCCTTCCGCCAGTACCAGAAGCGTTTGGCGGGCGCTCGTGAACGCTCGCTTTCCACGGGCGCGGATCTCCCGGACGAGCCGGCCGTCGTCTCGTACCTCGTCGCGGCCGCGGCGATGCTGGACATCCCGGCGAAGCAGCAGCTGCTCCAGGCCCCGGACACGGCGGCGCGGCTGCGCGAGGAGCTGAAACTCCTGCGCGCGGAGACCGCGATCATCCGTAATCTGCCGTCGTTGCCGGCGTCGGACCTGACGCGCGGCCCGACGAGTCTGAACTGA
- a CDS encoding oxidoreductase, which translates to MTEGAGIRGGDLPDELTAAEAGMWQAFRNGSVYDLRSGDTTVDDPHGGHPWGPERSVRARIVAWLLLDGPPALQGRVSSLKLTGVQITDVLDLAGGTVGPYVEMKGCRFEKEILLPEARFQTVRLVDCSVPRLEAARVHTEGDLHLPRCRFHNGVRLTDAHIGTDLLLNQAVVYRDRRGRSLTCDGMTVGQDLQAEMLESHGELSLRGATVGVSLSLRGSKLNNPYTRLALNAPQLTVNRTLYMTPAAVGNPLVTSGTTPARGTLVQRFECQGGIRLDDGRFGDAVDFEGARFLFDDDQELSLRRVQTPELRFLGERPERGKVVLSGARIVNLVDSASSWPGPGSLHMGGFVYENLVPQGAFPLTRRLEWVTAATAEYNPEPYERLATVLRNSGEDEDAREVLLAKQRRRRETLPLAAKLWGYAQDWTVAYGYRPGRAALWMALLWAATSIAFSHASHPPINDDGHPPWNASLFALDLLLPVIDLGQVGFWQLRGGWQWLAAVVILLGWILATTVAAGATRLLRRS; encoded by the coding sequence GTGACCGAGGGTGCCGGCATCCGCGGTGGGGACCTGCCGGACGAACTGACCGCCGCCGAGGCCGGAATGTGGCAGGCCTTCCGCAACGGCAGCGTGTACGACCTGCGCAGCGGGGACACGACCGTCGACGATCCGCACGGGGGCCATCCCTGGGGCCCCGAGCGCAGCGTCCGGGCCCGGATCGTGGCGTGGCTGCTGCTCGACGGCCCTCCCGCACTCCAGGGCAGGGTCTCCTCCCTGAAGCTGACCGGCGTGCAGATCACCGACGTTCTCGACCTCGCGGGCGGCACCGTGGGGCCGTACGTCGAGATGAAGGGGTGCCGGTTCGAGAAGGAGATCCTGCTGCCGGAGGCGCGGTTCCAGACCGTGCGCCTGGTCGACTGCTCGGTGCCACGCCTGGAGGCCGCCCGGGTGCACACCGAGGGCGATCTGCATCTGCCGCGCTGCCGGTTCCACAACGGCGTACGGCTGACCGACGCGCACATCGGCACGGATCTGCTGCTCAACCAGGCCGTGGTCTACCGGGACCGGCGTGGGCGCTCGCTCACCTGCGATGGCATGACCGTGGGGCAGGATCTCCAGGCCGAGATGCTGGAGTCGCACGGCGAGCTGAGCCTGCGCGGCGCCACCGTAGGGGTCTCCCTCAGCCTGCGCGGCAGCAAGCTGAACAACCCGTACACACGTCTCGCCCTGAACGCCCCGCAGCTCACCGTCAACCGCACGCTCTACATGACCCCCGCGGCCGTCGGCAATCCGCTGGTGACCAGCGGCACGACCCCGGCGCGCGGCACGCTGGTGCAGCGGTTCGAGTGCCAGGGCGGGATCCGCCTCGACGACGGGCGGTTCGGGGACGCGGTCGACTTCGAGGGAGCCCGTTTCCTCTTCGACGACGACCAGGAGCTGTCACTGCGCCGGGTTCAGACGCCCGAGCTGCGCTTCCTCGGGGAGAGACCCGAGCGCGGCAAGGTGGTCCTGTCGGGCGCGCGGATCGTCAACCTGGTGGACAGCGCGTCCAGTTGGCCGGGGCCCGGCAGCCTCCACATGGGCGGCTTCGTCTACGAGAACCTCGTGCCGCAGGGCGCGTTCCCGCTGACCCGGCGGCTGGAGTGGGTGACGGCGGCGACCGCCGAGTACAACCCGGAGCCGTACGAGCGCCTCGCCACCGTGCTGCGCAACTCCGGGGAGGACGAGGACGCGCGCGAGGTGCTGCTCGCCAAGCAGCGCCGCCGCCGCGAGACCCTGCCGCTCGCCGCCAAGCTCTGGGGGTACGCGCAGGACTGGACGGTCGCCTACGGGTACCGGCCCGGGCGGGCCGCGCTGTGGATGGCGTTGCTGTGGGCGGCGACGTCGATCGCCTTCTCGCACGCCAGCCATCCGCCGATCAACGACGACGGGCATCCCCCGTGGAACGCCTCACTGTTCGCCCTGGACCTGCTGCTGCCGGTCATCGACCTCGGCCAGGTCGGCTTCTGGCAGCTGCGCGGCGGCTGGCAGTGGCTGGCCGCCGTGGTGATCCTCCTCGGCTGGATCCTTGCGACGACGGTGGCGGCGGGGGCGACACGGCTGCTGCGGCGCAGCTGA
- a CDS encoding ABC transporter permease — protein MSVVPAGVLPGSALPVAEDPGDAAELGPRARLWPSLAAVYRAQLSRARVARIPLLFVATFQSVGIMILMRGVVDGGGEARAVVAGSSVLVVAFVALNLLAQYFGQLRASGGLDHYATLPVPPAAVVLGVAGAYASFTVPGTVATAVFGSVLFGLPMAHLWVLAAVVPLAGAALAGLGAALGLLAPRPELATLMGQLGMSAALLLGVLPADRLPTVVRYGRDLLPSTYGVEAFARTFEAHPDWAAVLGDLAVCAGVGVASLALATWAYRRAAVR, from the coding sequence GTGAGTGTCGTACCCGCTGGAGTTCTGCCGGGCAGTGCGCTGCCCGTGGCCGAGGACCCCGGCGATGCAGCGGAGCTGGGGCCGCGGGCGCGGCTGTGGCCGTCGCTGGCCGCCGTGTACCGCGCGCAGCTCTCCCGCGCGCGCGTCGCGCGGATCCCGCTGCTGTTCGTGGCCACCTTCCAGTCCGTCGGGATCATGATCCTGATGCGGGGCGTGGTGGACGGCGGGGGCGAGGCGCGGGCCGTGGTGGCCGGGTCGTCGGTGCTGGTCGTGGCCTTCGTCGCCCTCAACCTCCTCGCCCAGTACTTCGGGCAGCTGCGCGCCAGCGGCGGGCTCGACCACTACGCGACTCTGCCCGTGCCGCCGGCCGCCGTCGTCCTCGGCGTCGCGGGAGCGTACGCGTCCTTCACCGTGCCCGGGACCGTCGCCACCGCCGTCTTCGGCTCCGTGCTCTTCGGGCTGCCGATGGCCCACCTGTGGGTGCTCGCCGCGGTCGTCCCGCTCGCCGGTGCCGCGCTCGCCGGGCTCGGGGCCGCCCTCGGGCTGCTCGCCCCGCGGCCCGAACTCGCCACACTGATGGGGCAGTTGGGGATGTCGGCGGCCCTTCTGCTGGGGGTGCTGCCGGCGGACCGGCTGCCCACGGTCGTGCGGTACGGGCGTGATCTGCTGCCCTCGACGTATGGGGTGGAGGCCTTCGCGCGGACCTTCGAGGCGCATCCAGACTGGGCCGCCGTCCTCGGTGACCTGGCCGTCTGCGCCGGTGTCGGGGTGGCCTCGCTGGCCCTCGCGACCTGGGCGTACCGCCGGGCAGCCGTCCGGTGA
- the hisB gene encoding imidazoleglycerol-phosphate dehydratase HisB, which translates to MSRVGRVQRTTKETSVLVEIDLDGSGKVDVSTGVGFYDHMLDQLGRHGLFDLTVKTEGDLHIDSHHTIEDTALALGAAFKQALGDKVGIYRFGNCTVPLDESLAQVTVDLSGRPYLVHTEPENMAPMIGEYDTTMTRHILESFVAQAQIALHVHVPYGRNAHHIVECQFKALARALRYASERDPRAVGILPSTKGAL; encoded by the coding sequence ATGAGCCGCGTAGGACGTGTCCAGAGAACGACGAAGGAGACGTCGGTCCTCGTCGAGATCGATCTCGACGGGTCCGGCAAGGTCGATGTGTCGACAGGCGTCGGCTTCTACGACCACATGCTCGACCAGCTCGGCCGGCACGGTCTGTTCGACCTGACCGTGAAGACCGAGGGCGACCTGCACATCGACTCGCACCACACCATCGAGGACACCGCCCTCGCGCTGGGCGCCGCCTTCAAGCAGGCGCTCGGCGACAAGGTGGGGATTTATCGATTCGGGAACTGCACGGTCCCGCTCGACGAGTCTCTCGCCCAGGTGACCGTCGACCTCTCCGGGCGCCCGTACCTCGTGCACACCGAGCCCGAGAACATGGCGCCGATGATCGGCGAGTACGACACGACGATGACCCGGCACATCCTGGAGTCCTTCGTCGCGCAGGCCCAGATCGCGCTGCACGTGCACGTGCCCTACGGGCGCAACGCGCACCACATCGTGGAGTGCCAGTTCAAGGCGCTGGCCCGCGCGCTGCGCTACGCCTCCGAGCGCGACCCGCGCGCCGTCGGCATCCTCCCCTCCACGAAGGGCGCGCTGTGA
- the hisD gene encoding histidinol dehydrogenase: MISRIDLRGDALPEGSALRDLLPRADFDVSSALEKVRPICEAVHHRGDAALIDYAEKFDGVRLDSVRVPAQALSDALEQLDPAVRAALEESIRRARLVHREQRRTTHTTQVVPGGSVTEKWVPVERVGLYAPGGRSVYPSSVIMNVVPAQEAGVGSIALASPAQAEFGGLPHPTILAACALLGVDEVYAAGGATAVAMFAYGTESCPPANMVTGPGNIWVAAAKRYFAGKIGIDAEAGPTEIAILADETADPVHVASDLISQAEHDPLAAAVLVTDSRRLADAVEKELEPQVTATKHVEDRIVPALSGKQSAIVLVDGVAEGLRVVDAYGAEHLEIQTADAAAVADRVKNAGAIFVGPWAPVSLGDYAAGSNHVLPTGGCACHSSGLSVQSFLRGIHIVDYTKDALADVAHHVVTLAEAEDLPAHGAAIKARFGWKVPSK; the protein is encoded by the coding sequence GTGATCTCCCGAATCGATCTGCGCGGCGACGCCCTCCCCGAGGGCTCCGCCCTGCGCGACCTGCTGCCCCGAGCCGACTTCGACGTATCGTCCGCCCTGGAGAAGGTGCGTCCGATCTGCGAGGCCGTGCATCATCGGGGCGACGCGGCGCTGATCGACTACGCGGAGAAATTCGACGGCGTGCGGCTCGATTCCGTACGGGTTCCGGCCCAGGCGCTCAGTGACGCCCTGGAACAGCTCGATCCGGCCGTGCGCGCGGCCCTGGAGGAGTCCATCCGCCGCGCCCGCCTGGTCCACCGCGAGCAGCGCCGTACGACGCACACCACCCAGGTCGTGCCCGGCGGCTCGGTCACCGAGAAGTGGGTGCCGGTCGAGCGCGTCGGGCTGTACGCGCCGGGCGGACGCTCCGTCTACCCGTCCTCCGTGATCATGAATGTGGTCCCCGCCCAGGAAGCCGGGGTCGGGTCCATCGCGCTTGCCTCCCCCGCCCAGGCCGAGTTCGGCGGGCTGCCGCACCCGACGATCCTCGCCGCCTGTGCCCTGCTCGGCGTCGACGAGGTCTACGCGGCCGGCGGTGCGACGGCCGTCGCGATGTTCGCGTACGGCACCGAGTCCTGCCCGCCCGCCAACATGGTCACCGGTCCCGGAAACATCTGGGTCGCGGCCGCCAAGCGATACTTCGCGGGCAAGATCGGCATCGACGCCGAGGCCGGCCCCACCGAGATCGCGATCCTCGCGGACGAGACCGCCGACCCGGTGCACGTCGCCTCCGACCTGATCAGCCAGGCCGAGCACGACCCGCTGGCCGCCGCCGTTCTCGTCACGGACTCCCGCCGGCTCGCGGACGCCGTCGAGAAGGAGCTGGAGCCGCAGGTCACGGCCACCAAGCACGTCGAGGACCGGATCGTCCCGGCGCTGAGCGGCAAGCAGTCCGCGATCGTGCTGGTCGACGGCGTGGCCGAGGGCCTGCGGGTCGTCGACGCGTACGGCGCCGAGCACCTGGAAATCCAGACGGCGGACGCCGCTGCCGTCGCGGACCGGGTGAAGAACGCGGGCGCAATCTTCGTCGGTCCCTGGGCGCCCGTGTCGCTGGGCGACTACGCGGCCGGCTCCAACCACGTCCTGCCCACCGGCGGCTGCGCCTGCCACTCCTCGGGCCTGTCCGTCCAGTCCTTCCTGCGCGGCATCCACATCGTCGACTACACGAAGGACGCGCTGGCCGACGTGGCGCATCACGTGGTGACGCTGGCGGAGGCGGAGGACCTGCCGGCCCACGGGGCGGCGATCAAGGCTCGGTTCGGTTGGAAGGTACCCAGCAAGTGA